In Rhodopirellula bahusiensis, the DNA window AAGATCGGCACGCGGTCGCCCACCCTTTGGACTGGGTGGGTAGTCTGGAAGAAGTTCTTCCATCTGCTCCCACAATTCATCTGGCATGCGAAAATCATCAAAACTGCGTTGCCCATCCATGGCGGGCCCTCCTTGGGTTTGAGTACCTGTGAAATACCAACTCAAGGATGGTCCGCTCTTTTCATGCCAACTAGGTTTTCGGATAGGTTCTAAGCGTCCTGTTGGTTGAAATTTGCTTGCTCGATACTTCACGGCCAGGCCGTGGCACTGCAGATATTCGGCAATGGAATAAAGAGCACAAAGTTTCTTGTTACTGCGAAGAAACCTTTCACGGCCTGCATCTAAACGCGTGAACTCGCTATAGACAGGACATTAATCACGGTGATCACGGCGGATCCATGAACGCAATGCTATTCCAACCAATGAAGTTTGCTGCATTGCTAGCCGTTGTCGTGTTCTCCGTTCAACCGGTGCAGCGATCGACGTGTCGCTGCCAAAAATGCCCACAGCGTGCCAGCCACTCAGTTGAATCCGGCGAGTCTTCATGTTGTGACGAGATGGATTCGGGCGGATGCTGTTGCGACGACGGGCCAGCTGCTCCCGGCGAGCGTTGTCCCTGTGGTTGTCAGCAAACACCGACGGACCAGGGTATTGAACCGCAATCCAAATTGCCTCAGGTCGAAACCGTCGCCGACGACGCGGCGACATGGTTTCTTTCGTCGATCACCAAGCAAGTGTCTGCAACGGCCAAGCGTTCTCGCTCGACACCTAGCGTCTCTCTGTTCATTGCGCTTTGCCGGTTTCGTTTGTAGCGTAAGGATCGCGAAGGCTTCGGTCTTAGACACCGATTGGCGTTCGCAATCTTGATTCTTTGCCAAGACCAGTCGATCTGACCGGTCAATCTGACCACTCCGATTCGTAGCGCACGCGGGCACGAATTGCGTTCGGCATGGACGAAAGGCGTGGTCTATAAATTGATCCCAACAAACCAAACGAATTCATGGATGGAATAACGATGCTGATGCAAGAAATGACCTGCTCCAATCAAGCGACCGTACTCGGCGACGAACACGACAACGTGCATTTGGTCGGCTGCCCGACATGCGGTCGCGCGGCGAAAGTGAGAACACAGTGGCTCGACACCGAACTCGCTTGCGGGCACTGTTCGGCAACCTTTGTCGTCAGCGAGTTGATGGATGGCGACAAGCTTGCCCGATCCACCAACGCGGATAAGCGTCAGCCCAAAACCGAACAGCCGATCCTCAAGTTGGACGGTCACGGACGATCAAAGCCAAGGCTCGAGACGCAAGAAAAATCGCTGTCGCACAACCAAAGCCGCCGACCGATCGCGTTCCTGATCGAGCCGCGCGACGAAGTCTATGCACGGTTGGCGGGCGATCTGGTCGAGGCTGGCTTCCGCGTAGTGCGAGCAATTACGGTGACCGATGCACTGAAGGCATGTGGAAAATATCGCCCGCGTTTGGTCCTGGCTAACATTTCGTTATCCGAGCGAAAGGCGTGGCAGATGGCTCCAAAACTGGCAATGCTCGACAGCGACACGCGCGTGTGGCTGTACGATCATGCGATCGAGGTTCACGACTACGCGATGGCCGATTTTCTTGGCATCGAGCAATTGATCGAATACGGCGGCGACGTTTTCCGGTTGTCGTCGCATGTTCGTCAATCGCTGCGAGATTGTCATGCCAAGAGTTCGACCGCCGCGCGCTCGTCGGTGGCCTGAAGATTCAATAACCCACAAAACGAATGGAGTCATGAAATGCTAATTCTATCACGCAAGGCTGGTGAGTCGATTTGCTTGCCGGGAACAAACACGACGATTACAATCCATCGCTCAAGCGGTGGACGAGTCGTACTTGCGATCGACGCACCACGCGAAGTCGCGATTTTGAGGGGCGAGTTGGTCAGACTGGACGACGGCGATGCCCCGCCAAACGAGATGCACACGCAACAGCTTGTGACAATGCGTCCTCGGTGAGATACGCCCACGGTGAAAGGCGTTACAGCAAACCCATCTGTTTACGCTCGCTCAACGAAAAGCGATTGTCGATGTATCTCGCGATCGCTTTGGAGAGTATTCTTCGCATCGTCGTTTCATCGTAGTCGAGCTGCCTTGTTAGCTCTCTGGACCGTTTGCCAATCACATACGCAATCGTGTCGCGGCACTCGTGATAGATAGAGTTTCGTTCCACCTGTGTGCTATGCGCTCGACCGAGTGCATCTTTGATGTCAGGATGCTTGTCAAGGTAACTCTCGGTAACGAGGTCAACGAGAACGCGATTGAAGAAACCATTTCCATACCGAGACTCGGTTGCTACCAGTTCGTCACGAAGTCGAATCGCAAATCGGCTGGTCTCTGATTCTAAATCCTTGGATCTCACCTTCAGGTCAATCAATTCCTCGTTGATCTCAGAGTCCCAAGGGAATATCGAAATCGGCTTGTCGCTCCCGACGCTCCAGATTGAAAGTTGATATCCATCCAATCCAAACGATTCGTCCTCGTTGCGAACATCAACCACGAATTTTTGCCCGTGTTGAATTTCAGCAACCAGTCGCGCAAGCAATGGATGGTTCGCGGATGTTGTCACAGGAAAAGGCTCGGGCTGGTTCATTGTCTACATTCCTTAAGAATGCTCTGCCGCAGTGACGGTATTGCTGCTGGTCATAGACGACAACAGGAAGTGGGAGGCATTGCGGCATGCAATCACTCGACTCTCCTCAATGATACGGTCGCGGTTCGCATCGGCAAAGTCGCTAATGCCTTTGACGACACACCAGATCGGATGCTTCGTCACGCCGAGCAGTCCAATGCCCTCCATTTCTCCTCCGACGATACGGTGATTTCCGGCGGGCACAAGTCGCGTTAACTCGTCCCGGAATGCCGATGAATGCACAATCGCCGCCCCAGAGAGGATTGCCCCAAAATAGACATTGTAGTCGGAGGCCGGTTTTTCAATCCTGAATTGACGCAAAGCATTGACGGTCTTCTCCGCTGCATTCATGCGTGTCGCTGAGTCATAGTTGACTAGATATCCGTTTTCGGACAACGCGTCGCGGTAGTGGCGATGGTCGTACGGAATGACTTCCGTCGAGACGAGGACGTCACCGATCTGCTGCGTTGACTCCTCCACCCCGAACGCCATGCCGAGTTGAATGACTGAAGTTGCACCGGTGGCCCTTTGGAAACGCGAAGCCAACTCTGCCGACCCGCCATACCCAAGTGGCCCCATGCTCCTGGATCGAACCGCAATCACATTTTCAAACCCGATCAAACCCAAGTCGTAGTAGCTGCCCAGGAATGGATGGTGTCGTTTCTTAAACGATATCCCAAACTGTTTACACTGCTGCGACAATGCATCCAACTCCGACGATACAGCTGTCAGAATCAGCGTATCGCAGAGCGGGAAATCAGGGACGGATTCGCTATCTTCGGACATCCTCAACAATGTAGATGAGCAATGAAGGCGAGCCAACAGGCGGACAGAAATGCTCTGTCATTTGGCTTCTTCGCTAGTAAGTCACCGCACATCCACTCGTTGAACGCTCATCGCGCCTGAACTTCCAGCCAGTCCGAGTTTGTCGAGCCAGTGGGATATTCGTCGGCATGACGAATCTTTCTAGCGACCGCAACCCGAGTAAGATCGTCGATACAGAATCCTACGCGGAGCGACGTAGGTTGCTCGGTGGGCTGTGTACGAAGGGTAATAGCTGGAATACGAACGTGGGTAGTAGCTGTCGTAGCCAAACCCTCCGTAGCCGATGCCGCTGTAGCCAACGCCGTATCCGAGACCAATTCCGTAGTACGCGGCTCCGTGTCCGTGGCCGCCATATCCATGACCGCCATAACCATGGCCGTATCCGTGACCGCCATATCCATGTCCTCCGCCGAAGCCGTGACCACCGCCTCCGACATGCCCGCCACCGCCGTGGCCGCCACCACCGTGACCGCCACCACCGTGACCGCCGCTAGCCATGGCTGTTGAGGAGAGCATGACTGCGCCCGTCAAAATTGTGAGACCTGCAAACAGTTTCAATTTGGATGGATTCGTCATCGTTCATCGCCTAATCGGGTGGGAGGAAACCAATGTCCAGCGAAACATCGCTTGGATGAAGCTTGGCAATGAAGCAGACCGTGCGACTGCTTCGTGTTGTGAGAATTAGATGCGAGTTTCACGCCATTCCTTCACCAAACCGTTTTGCTTCGTCCGATCCTGCCGCAAAGACTCCGATCATCCGGATCGAACCGATCGTTCGGGGCCGTTTTACCGCTCGGAGCGATAGTGGGCATCGGTGCATCGGCGGGCGGATTGGAGGCATTGCAGCAATTGTTCGACAAGCTGCCACCGGACACTGACCTCGCGTTTGTTGTCGTTCAACATCTTTCGTCAGACTTCAAAAGTCTGATGGATGAGATTCCGGCGAACCTAGTTGAAGACTCGTTCGCCCTCTCGTGCCAGCATCAATTCCTCGTTCGATTCGATGACGAGGATTCTGCCCTTCGTGCCAGTCGTCGAGACATCCATATCACTTGTGACCGCGGCGTTTGCGATCGGGTCGAGTTCGAGCCCTAGAAAAGCAAGTCGCGCACACGCTGCGGCGCGGATCGTTGCGGAATGCTGACCGACACCGCCTGTGAAAATTAAGGCATCGAGACCGCCCAACGTCGCCGCCATCGCTCCAATACCTTGGCGGAGTCGATGAACATAAATTGCAATCGCAAGTTTCGCCCGCTCGCTACCAGCTTCTGCGGCCTGCAATACGGTTCGCATGTCCGACGAGACGCCGGAGACTCCGATAAGCCCAGACTCTCGATTGAGCGCATGATCAAGTTGATTTGCGGAGAAGCGATTCTCTCGAAGTAGATGACACAATAGTCCTGGGTCAACGGACCCGCTACGAGTCGCCATCATTAGACCCTCAAGAGGCGTGAAACCCATCGTCGTGTCAATCGACTTGCCATCGCGAATAGCCGCTAACGACGCGCCGTGTCCAAGATGTGCGATGACAACACGTAGACCGAGCGAAGGTCGATCCAGTATCTGTGCAGCCCGTTGGGAACAGTACGCATGACTCAGCCCGTGGAATCCAAAGCGACGCAGGCCCCACTCGTCTGACCATGCTTGCGGTATCGCGTACGTATACGCTTCTGGAGCGAGCGTCGAATGAAAGGCCGTGTCAAATACGGCCACATGTGGGAGGCTGGGGAATACTTCTCGTGCCGCAACGATTCCTTCGAGGCAGCTTGGGTTGTGCAGCGGTGCCAAAGGGGTCAATTCGTGCAAGGCGTCTTCAACCTCAGCCGTCACCAGCACGGGTTGTGTAAAACGAGTTCCCCCATGGACGACTCGATGAGCGACCGCTGCAATCACTTCGTTTGTGTTGACTCGGAGATCGGCTGCGACTCGACCAATTGCGGGCTTCACGTCCGACCAACCGACCTCGCTGAGAACGGCTGGCGATTCGGTTGATGTGAATGTGTAGCGAGTTGGCTCGCTTGCCCAATCGGTGTGACTGCTGGCATGAGTGTGGCCGTCAGCTGTCTCGATCAAACTGCACTTCAGGCTGCTGGAGCCGACATTGATCGTCAGTACATTCACCCCTTCCACTTCCAATCCTGAATTTCCGGCATGTCCTCGCCGTGAGTCTCGATGTAGTGCTTGTGTTCGATGAGTTTGTCTCGCAACGCCTGTTTGATGTAAGCCCCTTCCGAGCCGATTGTTTGAGCACGATCGACTACATCTCCGGCCAAGTGGAATCGGTCCAATTCGTTGAGCACGACCATGTCGAACGAAGTTGTCGTGGTTCCTTCTTCCTTGTAGCCTCGAACATGCAAATTTCGATGGTTTGTACGGCGATACGTCAGTCGATGAATCAGCCATGGATAGCCGTGGAATGCAAAAATGATCGGCTTGTCAGTCGTAAACAGCAGGTCAAAGTCTTTGTCGCTTAGTCCATGTGGGTGTTCGGATTGCGGTTGCAATTTCATCAAGTTCACGACATTGATGACTCGGATTTTTAGATCGGGAACGTGCTCTCTGAGCAATTCCACTGCTGCCAAGGTTTCCAATGTTGGCACGTCACCACAGCAAGCCATCACAACGTCGGGTTCACTGCCCTGATCGTTGCTCGCCCAATCCCAAATCCCCAGGCCCGCCGAGCAATGCTTCACCGCCGCGTCCATGGTCAACCATTGCGGTGACGGTTGCTTTCCAGCCACGATCACGTTGACGTAGTTGCGACTGCGCAGGCAGTGGTCCGTGACACTCAGCAAGGTATTTGCGTCGGGCGGCAAGTAGACCCGGATGATCTCTGCCTTTTTGTTGACGATATGGTCGATAAATCCAGGGTCTTGATGGCTGAACCCATTGTGATCCTGTCGCCAGACGTGTGACGTGAGCAGATAGTTCAAGCTGGCAATTGGTTGTCGCCAAGGAATGTGGCGACAGACCTTCAACCACTTCGCATGTTGATTGAACATCGAGTCAACGATGTGAATGAACGCTTCATAACAGGAAAAGAATCCGTGGCGACCAGTCAGCAAGTAGCCTTCCAGCCAGCCCTGGCACTGATGTTCACTGAGCATTTCCATCACGCGACCATCGGGCGAAACGTGATCGTCTGTCGGTAGGATTTGGGCTGTCGAACAACGGTCGGTCACGTCGAAAACCGCGCTCCAACGATTCGATGCTGTTTCATCAGGACTGAACACACGGAAGTTTTTTGCGTCCAAATTCAGCTTCATGCATTCGCTGATGAATTGCCCCTGCACACGCGTCGCTTCCGCCATGACACTGCCGGGACGCGAAACGTCCACCGCGAACTCTCGGAAACCAGGCACGCGAAGATCTCGGAGCAGCGTGCCGCCATTGGCGTGAGGATTCGCGCCCATCCGTCGATCACCCTTCGGTGCTAAGTCCGCAATCTGAGATCGTAGCCGACCGGTATCATCGAAGAGTTCATCGGGCTTGTATGACCACATCCAAGATGCGAGCAATTGGACGTGCGCAGGATTCTCTGCCATCTTCCCCATCGGCACTTGGTGAGAACGCCAAGAGTCTTCGACTTGGTTCCCGTCCACTTCCGGGGGACAGGTCCAGCCTTTTGGCGTCCGCAGCACAATCATTGGCCAGCGCGGTCGTGAATGAAAACCATTCTCGCGAGCGTCTTGCTGAATCTGACGAATTTCCGCGAACACCTTGTCAAACGTCGCCGCCATCAATTGGTGCATGTCTTCCGGATCGCTGCCTTCAACAAAGTAGGGCGTGTATCCGTACCCGCGAAACAGTTGTTCCAGCTCTTCGCGGCTGATGCGAGACAAGACGGTTGGGCCGGCGATCTTGTAGCCGTTGAGATGCAAGATCGGGAGCACGGCACCATCACACACCGGATTAAGGAATTTGTTGGAGTGCCAACTCGTCGCCAGTGGTCCCGTCTCGGCTTCACCGTCGCCAATCACGCAAGACACGATCAGATCAGGATTGTCGAACGCGGCTCCGTACGCATGTGACAAGGCGTAGCCAAGCTCGCCGCCCTCGTGAATCGAGCCTGGCGTTTCGGGGGCGACGTGGCTCGGAATTCCACCCGGAAATGAGAACTGTTTGAAAAGCCGTCGCAATCCATCTTCGTCTTGCGAAATATCCGAGTACCGTTCGCTGTAGGTGCCTTCGAGATAGGTGTTCGCGACCAGGCCCGGGCCACCGTGACCGGGACCGGTTACATAGAGCACATTGAGGTCGTGTTCCTTGATGACCCGATTGAGATGAACGTAGATGAGATTGAGACCAGGTGTCGTGCCCCAGTGGCCGAGCAATCTGGGTTTGATGTGTTCGATCTGCAGCGGCACCTTAAGCAGCGGATTGTCGAACAGATAGATTTGACCCACGGACAGGTAGTTCGCGGCTCGCCAGTAGGCGTCCATGCGCTGAAGTTGTTCGTCCGTGAGAGGTGAACCTAAGCTCTTGTCTGAAGTCATGATATCGGCTGCACTGTCGGTTGAGTCGAAAAGAATGTGTTTGTGCCTTGAGACTCGATGGCTTCGCCGATGCGATTCAGGGCGTGAGCGTAAGCCGCCGTGCGCATGTCAATCTGGTTGGCGGCCATCAACTCATAAATGAGGTTGAATTCTCGCTTCATGATCTGACTGAGTCGCTCGTGAACTTCCTCGACCGTCCAGTAATATCCGGCTCTATTTTGTGTCCACTCGAAATAGCTGACCGTCACACCACCGGCGTTCGCCAGAATGTCTGGAACGATGAGCGTTCCCTTTGCGTTGAAAACTTCGTCCGCTGACGTCGTCGTGGGACCATTGGCGACCTCGACAATTACCGGTGCGATGACTCGATCGGCGTTCTCGGCAGTGAGTTGATTCTCGAGGGCAGCGGGAATGAGGATATCGACATCAAGCTCCAATAGTTCCTTGTTGGTGATTACTTTACCGGTGCCTGCATCGTCGGGTTGGCAATGGCACTCGACACAACCGCATTCGGGGCAGTCACAGACACTTCGCGAGGCATAGACTTCCGACATGTCCTGGCGCTGTTGTTTCAGTTCAATCGCACGCGGAATATCCAAACCTTCTTCGCGATAAACGCCACCGCGCGAATCACTGATCGCGACGATTCGGTAACCGTCGGCGTGCAGTAGCCGAGCAACATGCTGCCCCGCGTTTCCAAAACCTTGCACGGCGACGCGAACTTCTGTTGGACTCCATGATTTCAGACGCTCCAGTTCCTTGATGCAGTAGTACGCTCCACGCCCGGTGGCATCATCGCGACCCAAGCTACCACCTAGCGGTATCGGCTTGCCGGTGATCACCGTTGGGGTGCGACGTCGTTGAATGTTGGAGTATTCATCCATCATCCAGCCCATGATCATGGCATTGGTGTAGACATCGGGGGCAGGAATATCCGTTTCAGGTCCGATAAAGTCGGCAACACGCTGGATGAACCCGCGACTGAGTCGCTCCAATTCAAGCCGTGACAGTTCTTTCGGATTCACGATGATGCCTCCCTTGCCGCCACCAAAGGGAATCCCCGCGACGGCGCATTTACACGTCATCCAAAAGGCGAGTGCTTTGACTTCGCCCAGGTGTACGTCGGGATGAAATCGAATGCCTCCCTTGGTCGGCCCGCGTGTGTCATCGTGACGGACTCGGTATCCCTGAAACACACGCAGTGAACCGTCATCCATTCTCAGGGGGATGGATACTTGAAGCATCGACTTGGGATACCGCAACCGCTCCAACGCCTCGGGCCCGATGCTGGAGAATTCAGCAGCCTGATCGAGTCGGCCAATGGCGTTCTGAAAGATTTCTTCATCGGCTTGGTGACTCATCGTTGTTTCCTTTTCTGTGGTTCGCTGACTCAGTCTCGACGTTGATCCCATTTTCACCTAGCAGGGGCAGTTTCACTTGGGCTAGCCATTCCGACGAGCGTTTGGCGTTGGTCTTCGGTCAACACTTCCGCGGCTTCGCCGACCGATCGAATGAACGCGATGCGATTGTCAGCTTGCAGTTTGGCGATCTCTCGTGCTTTGGCTTCGATCTTGTTGATGTCGGGTTGGGCTTCGGCTGTCAGCGTCCAGAGTTCTTGCTCGGCTTCTTCGATCTTGCGCTCCGCAGTGGCCGTTGCCAGCAGTGCGGCTTCCTTGAGTCGGTTGAGCTTGAGTTGTTGTTCGTCTGACAGAGTGATGTGCTGTGGATGATCGAGAAAGAATCCGGTCTCGCCGATGTGGTACAGGTGCGACGCGCCGGCAAAGCCTGGCAGGGCGGATGGCATGCTCATGCTTCCCATCGACCCCATTCCATCCATGGATGATTTCATGGCGGGGTTTCGACCCATCATCCCCATGCCTTTCATCATTCCCATCCCTTTGCCCATTCCCATGCCACCTGACATTCCGCCCATGCCCGACATCATTCCCATACCCATGCCGCCCTTACCCATGCCGCCGGACGACATCGACGAGTCGGTCGTGTCTTGGTTCATGCCGCCCATCCCTTTCATCATTCCCATTTTCATGCTGTCCATGCCTTTCATTCCACCCATCCCTGCGGAGTCTGAACCGGACGACGGATCGGCGGCACCTTTATCCATGGCCATCTTCGACATCGCACCGGGCTTCGCGTCCGCGCCATAGCGAGCTGTGTGTTGCGATTGCAGGGTTGTTTCGAGGTCGGCCACTTTTTTTCGCAGTGCTCGAAGTTGTGTAGCAAGGTCGCCGTCCGCAGTTTCTGAAGCGGCTGGGTGAGCGGCATGCGGATCGGTTTTGGTTTGTGCAAACAACGATGGAGCGAACAAAAGGAGGCTACTGGCGATCAAAGCGGCTGAAACGGTCGATTTGCTGAACGGTGACGTGAATTTCATCGGAAAACGCCTTGTTGGTTTAAGCTGGAAGGAGGAATGCAGCGACGACCGGCAGGTAATCCGTCGCCCTTGATACCCTGGCGGGGTAAGCTAGAATCTGTCAGTAACAGTAAAAACGATCCGCTTGGCGAAGAGCCACCAAGCGGATCACGACTTTCAAAACAATTCGCTTCGATGAAACGCAATGTCCTGGACGCTCTCACTCACCGCGTTTTGCTGGCGTTTCGCCTTCGGTGGTGGAGGCGTGCTTCATCGCGTCATGAGCGGCGTCCTCGTGACCCATCGTCTTCATCAGCTTGGCGTGGTCTTTCGCCACTTGGTCAAGCGTGGCGGTGATTTTGGCCGACATGTCGCCGCAGACCTTTCCGTCGGGCGAGTCTTTGCAGCATTCGGCGTGCAGCATTTCCTGC includes these proteins:
- a CDS encoding carbon storage regulator — translated: MLILSRKAGESICLPGTNTTITIHRSSGGRVVLAIDAPREVAILRGELVRLDDGDAPPNEMHTQQLVTMRPR
- a CDS encoding 5'-methylthioadenosine/S-adenosylhomocysteine nucleosidase family protein, whose amino-acid sequence is MARLHCSSTLLRMSEDSESVPDFPLCDTLILTAVSSELDALSQQCKQFGISFKKRHHPFLGSYYDLGLIGFENVIAVRSRSMGPLGYGGSAELASRFQRATGATSVIQLGMAFGVEESTQQIGDVLVSTEVIPYDHRHYRDALSENGYLVNYDSATRMNAAEKTVNALRQFRIEKPASDYNVYFGAILSGAAIVHSSAFRDELTRLVPAGNHRIVGGEMEGIGLLGVTKHPIWCVVKGISDFADANRDRIIEESRVIACRNASHFLLSSMTSSNTVTAAEHS
- a CDS encoding acetate/propionate family kinase translates to MNVLTINVGSSSLKCSLIETADGHTHASSHTDWASEPTRYTFTSTESPAVLSEVGWSDVKPAIGRVAADLRVNTNEVIAAVAHRVVHGGTRFTQPVLVTAEVEDALHELTPLAPLHNPSCLEGIVAAREVFPSLPHVAVFDTAFHSTLAPEAYTYAIPQAWSDEWGLRRFGFHGLSHAYCSQRAAQILDRPSLGLRVVIAHLGHGASLAAIRDGKSIDTTMGFTPLEGLMMATRSGSVDPGLLCHLLRENRFSANQLDHALNRESGLIGVSGVSSDMRTVLQAAEAGSERAKLAIAIYVHRLRQGIGAMAATLGGLDALIFTGGVGQHSATIRAAACARLAFLGLELDPIANAAVTSDMDVSTTGTKGRILVIESNEELMLAREGERVFN
- a CDS encoding phosphoketolase family protein; the protein is MTSDKSLGSPLTDEQLQRMDAYWRAANYLSVGQIYLFDNPLLKVPLQIEHIKPRLLGHWGTTPGLNLIYVHLNRVIKEHDLNVLYVTGPGHGGPGLVANTYLEGTYSERYSDISQDEDGLRRLFKQFSFPGGIPSHVAPETPGSIHEGGELGYALSHAYGAAFDNPDLIVSCVIGDGEAETGPLATSWHSNKFLNPVCDGAVLPILHLNGYKIAGPTVLSRISREELEQLFRGYGYTPYFVEGSDPEDMHQLMAATFDKVFAEIRQIQQDARENGFHSRPRWPMIVLRTPKGWTCPPEVDGNQVEDSWRSHQVPMGKMAENPAHVQLLASWMWSYKPDELFDDTGRLRSQIADLAPKGDRRMGANPHANGGTLLRDLRVPGFREFAVDVSRPGSVMAEATRVQGQFISECMKLNLDAKNFRVFSPDETASNRWSAVFDVTDRCSTAQILPTDDHVSPDGRVMEMLSEHQCQGWLEGYLLTGRHGFFSCYEAFIHIVDSMFNQHAKWLKVCRHIPWRQPIASLNYLLTSHVWRQDHNGFSHQDPGFIDHIVNKKAEIIRVYLPPDANTLLSVTDHCLRSRNYVNVIVAGKQPSPQWLTMDAAVKHCSAGLGIWDWASNDQGSEPDVVMACCGDVPTLETLAAVELLREHVPDLKIRVINVVNLMKLQPQSEHPHGLSDKDFDLLFTTDKPIIFAFHGYPWLIHRLTYRRTNHRNLHVRGYKEEGTTTTSFDMVVLNELDRFHLAGDVVDRAQTIGSEGAYIKQALRDKLIEHKHYIETHGEDMPEIQDWKWKG
- a CDS encoding Glu/Leu/Phe/Val family dehydrogenase is translated as MSHQADEEIFQNAIGRLDQAAEFSSIGPEALERLRYPKSMLQVSIPLRMDDGSLRVFQGYRVRHDDTRGPTKGGIRFHPDVHLGEVKALAFWMTCKCAVAGIPFGGGKGGIIVNPKELSRLELERLSRGFIQRVADFIGPETDIPAPDVYTNAMIMGWMMDEYSNIQRRRTPTVITGKPIPLGGSLGRDDATGRGAYYCIKELERLKSWSPTEVRVAVQGFGNAGQHVARLLHADGYRIVAISDSRGGVYREEGLDIPRAIELKQQRQDMSEVYASRSVCDCPECGCVECHCQPDDAGTGKVITNKELLELDVDILIPAALENQLTAENADRVIAPVIVEVANGPTTTSADEVFNAKGTLIVPDILANAGGVTVSYFEWTQNRAGYYWTVEEVHERLSQIMKREFNLIYELMAANQIDMRTAAYAHALNRIGEAIESQGTNTFFSTQPTVQPIS
- a CDS encoding periplasmic heavy metal sensor, which translates into the protein MKFTSPFSKSTVSAALIASSLLLFAPSLFAQTKTDPHAAHPAASETADGDLATQLRALRKKVADLETTLQSQHTARYGADAKPGAMSKMAMDKGAADPSSGSDSAGMGGMKGMDSMKMGMMKGMGGMNQDTTDSSMSSGGMGKGGMGMGMMSGMGGMSGGMGMGKGMGMMKGMGMMGRNPAMKSSMDGMGSMGSMSMPSALPGFAGASHLYHIGETGFFLDHPQHITLSDEQQLKLNRLKEAALLATATAERKIEEAEQELWTLTAEAQPDINKIEAKAREIAKLQADNRIAFIRSVGEAAEVLTEDQRQTLVGMASPSETAPAR